In one window of Bradysia coprophila strain Holo2 unplaced genomic scaffold, BU_Bcop_v1 contig_200, whole genome shotgun sequence DNA:
- the LOC119075398 gene encoding histone H1E-like isoform X3 produces MADLVVPTVPSLKKVAPKTASKHPPTAEMVNVAIETLNDRGGSSLYAIKKYISAAYTLDIEKLSTLIKKYLKSAVASGDIKQTKGKGASGSFKLGATASERKKAAAKKSKHVTGEEKAKAKKASAEKKPAAESSEKKKASAPAKAATPKKAAKSPKQKSTKPTAAATKAKAPKPKKAASTAKMVTPKKVAKPKKK; encoded by the exons ATGGCCGACCTTGTCGTACCAACAGTGCCGTCCTTAAAAAAAGTCGCGCCGAAAACTGCATCGAAACACCCTCCAACAGCGGAAATGGTTAACGTTGCGATCGAAACCTTAAATGACCGTGGTGGCTCATCACTGTATGCCATTAAGAAGTATATTTCAGCGGCTTACACGCTTGACATCGAGAAATTATCGACATTAATTAAAAAGTACCTGAAAAGTGCCGTTGCTAGCGGTGATATAAAGCAAACGAAAGGAAAAGGAGCGAGTGGCTCGTTTAAATTAGGTGCTACCGCATCCGAACGAAAGAAAGCTGCTGCTAAAAAATCGAAACACGTGACCGGTGAGGAGAAAGCCAAAGCAAAGAAAGCTTCTGCTGAAAAGAA ACCAGCGGCCGAATCTAGTGAAAAGAAGAAAGCTTCAGCTCCTGCAAAGGCAGCTACTCCAAAGAAGGCTGCTAAATCGCCGAAACAAAAGTCGACGAAACCAACGGCAGCCGCTACAAAGGCAAAGGCTCCTAAGCCGAAAAAGGCTGCTTCGACCGCAAAGATGGTCACACCGAAGAAAGTGGCTAAAcccaaaaagaaataa
- the LOC119075398 gene encoding histone H1E-like isoform X2, with protein sequence MADLVVPTVPSLKKVAPKTASKHPPTAEMVNVAIETLNDRGGSSLYAIKKYISAAYTLDIEKLSTLIKKYLKSAVASGDIKQTKGKGASGSFKLGATASERKKAAAKKSKHVTGEEKAKAKKASAEKKPAAESSEKKKASAPAKAATPKKAAKSPKQKSTKPTAAATKAKAPKPKKAASTAKMVTPKKVAKPKKK encoded by the exons ATGGCCGACCTTGTCGTACCAACAGTGCCGTCCTTAAAAAAAGTCGCGCCGAAAACTGCATCGAAACACCCTCCAACAGCGGAAATGGTTAACGTTGCGATCGAAACCTTAAATGACCGTGGTGGCTCATCACTGTATGCCATTAAGAAGTATATTTCAGCGGCTTACACGCTTGACATCGAGAAATTATCGACATTAATTAAAAAGTACCTGAAAAGTGCCGTTGCTAGCGGTGATATAAAGCAAACGAAAGGAAAAGGAGCGAGTGGCTCGTTTAAATTAGGTGCTACCGCATCCGAACGAAAGAAAGCTGCTGCTAAAAAATCGAAACACGTGACCGGTGAGGAGAAAGCCAAAGCAAAGAAAGCTTCTGCTGAA AAGAAACCAGCGGCCGAATCTAGTGAAAAGAAGAAAGCTTCAGCTCCTGCAAAGGCAGCTACTCCAAAGAAGGCTGCTAAATCGCCGAAACAAAAGTCGACGAAACCAACGGCAGCCGCTACAAAGGCAAAGGCTCCTAAGCCGAAAAAGGCTGCTTCGACCGCAAAGATGGTCACACCGAAGAAAGTGGCTAAAcccaaaaagaaataa
- the LOC119075398 gene encoding histone H1A, sperm-like isoform X1: MADLVVPTVPSLKKVAPKTASKHPPTAEMVNVAIETLNDRGGSSLYAIKKYISAAYTLDIEKLSTLIKKYLKSAVASGDIKQTKGKGASGSFKLGATASERKKAAAKKSKHVTGEEKAKAKKASAEKKKATAESKEKKKPAAESSEKKKASAPAKAATPKKAAKSPKQKSTKPTAAATKAKAPKPKKAASTAKMVTPKKVAKPKKK, translated from the coding sequence ATGGCCGACCTTGTCGTACCAACAGTGCCGTCCTTAAAAAAAGTCGCGCCGAAAACTGCATCGAAACACCCTCCAACAGCGGAAATGGTTAACGTTGCGATCGAAACCTTAAATGACCGTGGTGGCTCATCACTGTATGCCATTAAGAAGTATATTTCAGCGGCTTACACGCTTGACATCGAGAAATTATCGACATTAATTAAAAAGTACCTGAAAAGTGCCGTTGCTAGCGGTGATATAAAGCAAACGAAAGGAAAAGGAGCGAGTGGCTCGTTTAAATTAGGTGCTACCGCATCCGAACGAAAGAAAGCTGCTGCTAAAAAATCGAAACACGTGACCGGTGAGGAGAAAGCCAAAGCAAAGAAAGCTTCTGCTGAAAAGAAGAAAGCAACGGCTGAATCTAAGGAAAAGAAGAAACCAGCGGCCGAATCTAGTGAAAAGAAGAAAGCTTCAGCTCCTGCAAAGGCAGCTACTCCAAAGAAGGCTGCTAAATCGCCGAAACAAAAGTCGACGAAACCAACGGCAGCCGCTACAAAGGCAAAGGCTCCTAAGCCGAAAAAGGCTGCTTCGACCGCAAAGATGGTCACACCGAAGAAAGTGGCTAAAcccaaaaagaaataa
- the LOC119075403 gene encoding histone H2B-like has protein sequence MPPKTSGKAAKKAGKAQKNISKGDKKKKRKRKESYAIYIYKVLKQVHPDTGISSKAMSIMNSFVNDIFERIAAEASRLAHYNKRSTITSREIQTAVRLLLPGELAKHAVSEGTKAVTKYTSSK, from the coding sequence ATGCCACCAAAGACAAGCGGAAAAGCTGCAAAGAAGGCCGGCAAGGCACAAAAGAACATTTCGAAAGGcgacaagaagaagaaacgcaAGCGTAAGGAATCTTATGCCATCTACATCTACAAAGTGTTGAAGCAAGTGCATCCAGACACTGGTATTTCGAGCAAAGCCATGAGTATCATGAACAGTTTCGTTAATGATATTTTCGAACGCATTGCTGCCGAAGCATCCCGTTTGGCTCACTACAACAAACGATCGACCATCACCAGTCGGGAAATTCAAACCGCTGTTCGTCTGTTGTTGCCTGGTGAATTGGCCAAGCACGCTGTCAGTGAAGGCACAAAAGCCGTCACCAAATACACCAGCTCCAagtaa
- the LOC119075401 gene encoding histone H2A, protein MSGRGKGGKVKGKAKSRSNRAGLQFPVGRIHRLLRKGNYAERVGAGAPVYLAAVMEYLAAEVLELAGNAARDNKKTRIIPRHLQLAIRNDEELNKLLSGVTIAQGGVLPNIQAVLLPKKTEKKA, encoded by the coding sequence atgtctggCCGTGGTAAAGGTGGAAAAGTTAAGGGAAAGGCAAAGTCTCGTTCGAACCGTGCCGGATTACAGTTTCCAGTCGGTCGTATTCACCGATTGTTACGTAAAGGCAACTATGCCGAACGTGTCGGTGCTGGTGCTCCAgtttatttggcagctgtgaTGGAATATTTGGCTGCTGAAGTATTGGAATTGGCTGGTAACGCAGCCCGTGACAACAAGAAGACCAGAATCATTCCACGTCACTTACAGTTGGCCATCCGCAACGACGAAGAATTGAACAAGTTGTTGTCGGGCGTAACCATTGCCCAAGGTGGTGTTCTGCCCAACATTCAGGCAGTTTTGTTGCCCAAAAAGACCGAAAAGAAGGCTTAA
- the LOC119075407 gene encoding histone H4, producing the protein MTGRGKGGKGLGKGGAKRHRKVLRDNIQGITKPAIRRLARRGGVKRISGLIYEETRGVLKVFLENVIRDAVTYTEHAKRKTVTAMDVVYALKRQGRTLYGFGG; encoded by the coding sequence atgactgGACGCGGTAAAGGTGGTAAAGGTTTGGGAAAAGGAGGCGCCAAGCGTCATCGCAAAGTTTTGCGTGATAACATCCAAGGTATTACGAAGCCAGCCATTCGTCGATTGGCCCGTCGTGGTGGTGTCAAACGTATTTCCGGTTTGATCTATGAAGAAACCCGTGGTGTTCTGAAAGTTTTCTTGGAAAATGTTATCCGAGATGCAGTCACCTACACGGAACATGCTAAACGTAAGACCGTAACAGCCATGGATGTCGTTTATGCCTTGAAACGACAGGGACGTACATTGTACGGTTTCGGAGGTTAA